A window of the Henckelia pumila isolate YLH828 chromosome 3, ASM3356847v2, whole genome shotgun sequence genome harbors these coding sequences:
- the LOC140893001 gene encoding putative callose synthase 8 isoform X1, translating to MAEIVLAEPTNDPNQNSAGTSSRRVYDTAGTRPFIRSLTLGREHVPEPFDSEKLPVTLVSEIQKFLRVANQIEVEEPRVAYLCRFHAFEVAHNLDRNSSGRGVRQFKTSLLQRLEQDEEVTIRKRKEKSDLRELRRVYRQYKDYIIKHGGEYTLENRERLIRARAIASILFEVLNTVTSAAGSQALAEAENARSEFYVPHNILPLDQGGIPHAIMQLPEIKAAVAAVRNVRGLPFLDDARLDLFDWLQFCFGFQKGNVANQREHLILLLANTHVRHCNKQSSKLVDEALDALMNKFFKNYTEWCKFLNRKSNIWLPYLKQESQQYKLLYIALYLLIWGEAANLRFMPECLCFIFHHMASELHGMLSGAVSMITGERVTPAYGGGSETFLNHVISPIYEVIHEEAMKNRNGTTDHSTWRNYDDLNEFFWSPDCFGIGWPMRLDHDFFYVDSSNNDKTKKSRAPHETREEAQRENNEDDEMEGNSPAIADEIRERMWLGKTNFAEIRSFWQIFRSFDRMWSFLILSLQAMIIMACHDLESPIQVFDAAILEDVMSIFITSAVLKLIQAILDIVFTWKTRRTMDIAHRRKDVLKMVMAVMWTIILPIFYAKSRGKYTCYSTRNGSWLGEWCYSSYMIAVAFYLTSNAVNMVLFLVPAVGRYIETSNTQMCTLLSWWTRPRLYIGRGMQESQVSLLKYTLFWMLLLLSKFSFSYTFEIKPLISPTRQIMRIGIKNYDWHELFPKVKSNACAIAAIWSPIILVYFMDAQIWYSVYCAVFGGVYGILHHLGEIRTQGMLRSKFDTLSSAFNVCLMPPQTKDNKEWITDWLCHPGFLKDLENKKGGVIKFVLVWNQIISSFRDEDLISNREMDLMTIPMSSELYSGRVYWPVFLLANKLSTALSIARDFVGKYDSLLNKIRKDNHMYLVVIECYESLKYILDILVVGDLERRIISGIIDEIEESIAKSSLLEDLHVNKVPDLHAKCIDLVELLVDGNEDHHYKVVKVLQDIFELVTVDLLVNGSRTVDLLHAYQQLEGHETEFFSHLEPELFASSHSIHFPLPDSDPLIEKIKRFHLLLTVKDKAMYIPSNLDARRRISFFATSLFMKMPKAPKVRSMLSFSVLTPHFMEEVKFSKKELHSAKEGVSINFYMQRIYPDEWENFLERIGNEKSDSVNDEINEEDLRDWASFRGQTLSRTVRGMMYYRKALKLQAFLDMTEDDDILQSYDAIDKENDTLSAQLDALADMKFTHVVSCQIYGSQKSCGDPQAQDILELMIRYPALRVAYVEEKEEIVSGITRKVYSSILVKAVNGFDQEIYRIKLPGSPNIGEGKPENQNHSIIFTRGEALQAIDMNQDNYLEESLKMRNLLQEFQGVQGRRPTILGMREHIFTGSVSSLAWFMSYQETSFVTIGQRILANPLRVRFHYGHPDLFDRIFHLTRGGISKASKTINLSEDVYAGFNTTLRKGYVTYHEYIQVGKGRDVGLNQISKFEAKVANGNSEQTLSRDIYRLGRRFDFFRMLSCYFTTVGFYFNSLISVIAVYVFLYGQLYLVLSGLQRALLVEAKVRNIRSLETALASQSFIQLGLLTGLPMVIEIGLERGFLNAIKDFVLMQLQLASVFFTFSYGTKSHYYGRTILHGGAKYRPTGRKVVVFHSSFTENYRLYSRSHFVKGFELLLLLIVYDLFRRSYESSMTYVLITYAIWFMSMTWLFAPFLFNPSGFDWGKIVDDWTDWNKWIKQQGGIGIQQDKSWHSWWNEEQAHLRHSGITSLLIELLLSLRFFIYQYGLVYHLDISGHNKNFIVYVLSWVVIVVIFLLLKAVNLGRQYLSANFHMAFRLFKVILFLGVVATIVTLSFICHLSMKDLIICCLAFLPTGWGLILVSQTLRPKMECIGLWDFTRVFARAYDFGMGVLLFFPVAVLAWLPIISAFQTRFLFNEAFSRRLQIQLILAGKKKKRS from the exons ATGGCAGAAATTGTTCTTGCAGAACCCACAAATGATCCAAACCAAAATTCCGCAGGCACCAGCAGTAGAAGAGTGTATGATACTGCTGGTACTAGGCCATTTATAAGATCGCTCACTCTAGGCCGCGAGCATGTGCCCGAGCCCTTTGATAGCGAGAAGCTGCCTGTTACTTTGGTTTCGGAGATTCAGAAATTTCTTCGTGTGGCCAATCAGATTGAAGTCGAAGAGCCCCGTGTTGCTTATTTAT GTCGATTTCATGCCTTTGAAGTTGCACATAACTTGGACAGAAATTCAAGTGGTCGAGGGGTTCGACAGTTCAAAACTTCTCTCCTTCAGCGGCTTGAACAG GATGAAGAAGTTACAATCaggaaaaggaaagaaaagagtGATTTACGTGAATTAAGACGTGTATATAGACAGTATAAAGACTATATCATCAAACATGGTGGAGAATATACTTTGGAGAATAG AGAGAGGTTGATCAGAGCACGTGCCATTGCGTCGATTTTATTTGAAGTATTAAACACGGTCACTTCAGCTGCAGGTTCACAG GCCCTTGCTGAGGCTGAAAACGCAAGATCTGAATTCTATGTGCCACATAACATTCTTCCTCTTGACCAAGGAGGCATTCCACATGCGATAATGCAACTTCCTGAG ATTAAAGCTGCAGTGGCTGCTGTCCGTAATGTTCGAGGTTTGCCTTTCCTGGATGATGCCAGACTCGACTTGTTTGATTGGCTTCAGTTTTGCTTCGGATTTCAG AAGGGAAATGTTGCCAACCAAAGAGAACATTTAATTCTCCTACTTGCCAACACGCATGTTCGGCATTGTAATAAACAATCATCAAAG TTAGTTGATGAAGCTCTGGATGCACTGATGaataaattctttaaaaattacACAGAGTGGTGCAAGTTTCTGAACAGAAAAAGCAACATTTG GTTGCCATATTTAAAACAGGAATCACAACAGTATAAACTTTTATATATTGCACTTTACCTGTTAATATGGGGAGAAGCAGCAAACTTAAGATTCATGCCAGAATGCTTGTGCTTCATATTCCACCAC ATGGCAAGTGAATTGCATGGAATGCTGAGTGGTGCAGTGAGTATGATAACAGGAGAAAGAGTCACACCAGCATATGGAGGAGGATCAGAAACTTTTCTTAACCATGTAATCTCTCCCATATATGAGGTTATACATGAG GAAGCTATGAAAAACAGAAATGGAACAACCGATCATTCAACATGGAGGAACTATGATGACCTAAATGAGTTTTTCTG GTCTCCAGATTGCTTTGGGATAGGTTGGCCCATGCGCCTGGaccatgattttttttatgtagACTCTTCGAATAATGATAAGACGAAGAAATCCCGAGCACCCCATGAGACTCGTGAGGAAGCCCAAAGAGAGAACAATGAAGATGATGAAATGGAA GGCAATTCTCCAGCCATTGCAGATGAGATCCGGGAGCGAATGTGGCTTGGGAAGACAAATTTTGCAGAAATACGTTCTTTTTGGCAGATTTTCAGAAGCTTTGATAGAATGTGGAGCTTCCTTATTTTATCCCTCCAG GCAATGATAATTATGGCTTGTCATGATTTGGAATCTCCTATACAAGTATTTGATGCGGCAATACTGGAGGACGTTATGAGCATATTCATTACATCAGCAGTTCTTAAGCTCATCCAAG CTATTTTAGACATCGTTTTCACATGGAAAACTAGAAGAACTATGGACATTGCTCATCGCAGAAAAGACGTGCTGAAGATGGTAATGGCAGTAATGTGGACAATCATTCTTCCAATATTTTATGCTAAATCTAGAGGAAAATACACCTGCTACTCTACACGGAATGGAAGCTGGCTGGGAGAGTGGTGCTATTCTTCCTACATGATAGCAGTTGCTTTTTACTTGACCAGTAATGCAGTCAATATGGTTCTTTTTCTTGTCCCTGCGGTTGGAAGATATATCGAGACATCCAATACGCAAATGTGTACTCTGCTGTCTTGGTGGACACGG CCTAGGTTATATATTGGAAGAGGAATGCAGGAGAGCCAAGTATCCCTCCTGAA GTACACATTGTTTTGGATGCTTTTGTTGCTAAGCAAATTTTCGTTCAGCTATACATTTGAG ATCAAGCCACTAATATCACCAACAAGACAGATCATGAGAATTGGGATTAAAAACTATGACTGGCACGAGCTTTTCCCTAAAG TCAAGAGCAACGCCTGCGCAATTGCAGCTATTTGGTCTCCGATTATCCTT GTATACTTCATGGATGCACAAATATGGTATTCTGTCTACTGTGCTGTTTTTGGTGGAGTCTATGGAATTCTGCACCATCTTGGTGAA ATTCGTACTCAAGGGATGTTGCGAAGTAAATTTGACACTTTGTCTTCTGCATTCAATGTCTGCCTTATGCCACCGCAAACAAAAGACAATAAAGAATGGATCACAGATTGGCTCTGCCACCCTGGATTTCTGAAG GATTTAGAGAACAAGAAAGGCGGAGTTATAAAGTTTGTTCTTGTATGGAACCAAATTATAAGTAGCTTTCGCGATGAGGATCTAATAAGCAACAG GGAAATGGATTTAATGACAATACCCATGTCTTCCGAGTTATATTCAGGCCGGGTCTATTGGCCTGTTTTCCTCTTAGCTAATAAG TTATCGACAGCACTTAGCATTGCCAGAGATTTTGTGGGAAAATATGACTCTCTCTTGAATAAGATTAGAAAGGATAACCACATGTACTTGGTTGTGATTGAATGTTATGAATCACTGAAGTACATATTGGATATCCTTGTGGTGGGTGACCTAGAGAGAAG AATAATATCAGGTATAATCGATGAAATTGAGGAAAGTATTGCAAAGTCATCTCTCCTCGAGGACTTACACGTAAATAAAGTACCAGATTTACATGCTAAATGTATTGACTTGGTCGAGCTTCTG GTTGATGGTAATGAAGATCATCATTACAAAGTTGTGAAGGTGCTTCAAGATATCTTTGAGCTTGTAACTGTTGATTTGTTGGTAAATGGTTCCAG AACGGTGGATCTGCTCCACGCGTACCAGCAACTAGAAGGACACGAAACTGAATTTTTTAGCCACTTGGAGCCAGAATTATTTGCATCGAGTCATTCCATTCATTTCCCATTGCCAGATTCCGATCCTTTGATAGAAAAG ATTAAGCGTTTTCATTTGTTGCTTACTGTCAAAGACAAAGCTATGTATATACCTTCAAACTTGGACGCTCGTAGACGGATTTCTTTTTTTGCAACGTCTCTCTTTATGAAAATGCCTAAAGCTCCAAAAGTGCGCAGTATGTTGTCATTCAG TGTTCTAACACCCCACTTCATGGAAGAAGTTAAGTTCTCGAAGAAGGAGCTTCATTCAGCTAAGGAAGGGGTTTCAATTAACTTTTATATGCAAAGGATATATCCAG ATGAATGGGAAAATTTTCTCGAACGGATAGGCAATGAAAAATCAGACAGTGTAAATGATGAAATCAATGAAGAAGATTTAAGAGACTGGGCTTCTTTCCGAGGGCAAACGCTGAGCAGGACTG TTAGAGGAATGATGTATTACAGGAAGGCCCTCAAATTACAAGCTTTTCTAGATATGACCGAGGATGATG ACATTCTCCAAAGTTACGACGCAATTGATAAGGAAAACGATACATTATCAGCACAACTTGATGCCTTAGCAGACATGAAATTTACCCATGTTGTTTCGTGTCAAATATACGGATCCCAAAAATCCTGTGGAGACCCTCAGGCCCAAGACATACTTGAGTTGATGATAAG ATATCCTGCTCTGCGTGTTGCGTATGTTGAAGAGAAAGAAGAGATTGTGAGTGGTATAACTCGGAAAGTATATTCTTCTATATTAGTCAAAGCTGTCAATGGATTTGATCAG GAGATTTATCGCATAAAACTTCCAGGATCACCAAATATAGGAGAAGGAAAACCCGAGAATCAAAATCATTCGATAATTTTCACACGTGGTGAAGCTCTGCAAGCAATTGATATGAATCAG GATAATTACCTTGAGGAATCTCTCAAAATGAGAAATCTATTGCAAGAATTTCAAGGAGTTCAGGGAAGGAGGCCTACAATTCTTGGCATGAGAGAGCACATATTCACCGGAAG TGTTTCTTCTTTGGCATGGTTTATGTCTTACCAAGAAACCAGCTTTGTCACAATTGGCCAAAGAATTCTAGCAAATCCGCTCAG GGTTCGATTCCATTATGGACATCCTGATTTATTTGACAGAATATTTCACTTGACGAGAGGTGGCATTAGCAAGGcatcaaaaacaattaatttgaGTGAGGATGTATATGCAG GATTCAATACTACACTGCGAAAGGGATATGTTACATATCATGAATATATTCAAGTTGGGAAAGGCCGTGACGTTGGACTGAAccaaatttcaaaattcgaaGCCAAAGTGGCAAACGGGAACAGTGAGCAAACTCTTAGTCGTGATATTTACCGCCTTGGACGTAGATTTGACTTCTTTCGGATGCTTTCTTGTTATTTCACCACTGTTGGGTTTTATTTTAACAGCCTT ATATCCGTGATTGCAGTATATGTGTTTCTCTATGGACAGCTTTACCTGGTACTAAGTGGTCTTCAAAGAGCCCTTCTGGTAGAGGCTAAAGTGAGAAACATCAGATCGTTGGAAACAGCTTTGGCCTCCCAATCATTTATACAACTTGGGCTCTTAACAGGTTTGCCAATGGTTATAGAGATAGGACTTGAGAGAGGATTCCTTAACGCCATTAAAGATTTTGTTCTCATGCAACTGCAGTTAGCTTCTGTTTTCTTTACCTTTTCTTATGGGACAAAATCTCATTACTATGGCCGAACAATACTTCATGGGGGAGCCAAGTATAGACCCACTGGACGTAAAGTGGTGGTTTTCCATTCCAGCTTTACTGAAAACTATAGATTATATTCACGGAGTCACTTTGTTAAAGGGTTCGAGCTTTTGCTGCTTCTTATTGTTTATGATTTGTTTAGACGGTCCTACGAGAGCAGCATGACATACGTGTTGATAACATATGCAATCTGGTTCATGTCAATGACTTGGCTCTTTGCACCATTTTTGTTTAATCCTTCTGGATTTGACTGGGGGAAGATAGTAGACGACTGGACAGATTGGAATAAATGGATCAAACAGCAGGGTGGAATAGGAATCCAGCAAGATAAAAGCTGGCATTCTTGGTGGAATGAAGAACAAGCTCACCTTCGTCACTCTGGGATCACTTCCCTGTTAATAGAATTACTTCTCTCTCTGAGATTTTTCATTTACCAATATGGTTTGGTATATCACCTCGATATATCTGGACATAACAAGAATTTTATCGTGTATGTGCTATCGTGGGTGGTTATAGTCGTGATCTTTCTGCTACTCAAG GCCGTGAACTTGGGGAGGCAATATCTCAGTGCCAATTTTCACATGGCATTCCGGCTGTTCAAAGTCATCCTTTTCTTGGGTGTTGTGGCAACAATAGTAACACTTTCGTTCATATGCCATTTATCTATGAAAGATTTGATCATTTGTTGCCTTGCTTTTCTGCCAACTGGTTGGGGCTTGATATTG GTTTCACAAACTCTGAGGCCTAAGATGGAGTGTATTGGCTTGTGggacttcactcgtgtgtttgCCCGAGCTTACGATTTTGGCATGGGCGTACTTCTTTTCTTTCCTGTAGCTGTCTTAGCATGGCTCCCGATAATATCTGCTTTTCAAACTCGTTTCCTTTTCAATGAGGCATTCAGCAGGAGGCTACAGATTCAGCTAATTCTTGCTGGAAAGAAGAAAAAACGTAGTTGA